The Theropithecus gelada isolate Dixy chromosome 3, Tgel_1.0, whole genome shotgun sequence genomic sequence TTACAAAGAGTAGCGAGGGTGGATTTCAGAGAGATGCCAAAGAAGTTGAATCTACTTGATTTGATGACTGGAgttgaggaagaggaagaaagcaaagcTCACTTTTGGATTTTTATCACAAATGACTCTTAGGATAGTGATTGTGATAATGATATCTTTAGTCAGAAGAGGGCAACTTTGGGGACTGGGAAAGATACTCAAGTTTGGGGCATGTTAGTTTGTGTGGAAGATACTTCCATGAAGGATGAGTTATACACAAGACATCAAATTTACTTGTCATAGATTTAGAAGAAACATTTATAGATTTGTTACTTTTTGTTAGGAATTTTGGCatacattttcacttatttttagttTGCAATTAATATAATTTCTGTTGAACATTCTGTGGCTTGTTCAGCCTGTTTACCATGATGCTAATAGTCTCAAGAAAGTGCACTGTCTAAAGTAGTAGTCCACACTTCTTTGATTGTGTACATTGTCAATAAAAATATACCTACAATATATGTACATTTGTTTATTGATTATATGTCTTACAGTACCATCatattgtttatattataaaGCATACGTAGAAAGAATTTTCAAAGGCTAACACAAATATAAATTGtagttttactattttcttcCTCCATCCCATTGTATCATCTTGGACCTCTCTAGAAAGTACTGGTCTGATTTCCAGCTGATGCATTCTGCCCCATTATTCCAGTAGAGGTCACTCGAGCATCTGGAAGAGAGAACAGGCTGTTGAGCTATGCAAGGAAGAGCCTTCATTCTTCAGTTAGAAGGATAATTGTATTTTAGTTTCGAAATTCATGCATTTTTGGAAGAGTATGTAGTTACAGAGTAGTATGTGGTATTATGGAGAAGTGAAGAATAGTGAGTTCAGCAGAGTATGGATCAATCTAAAATGTGCTTTTGTTGTTTGATGTTTATGTTGTGAGTGCCTTGCATTTGGCTTTACACATTACTTGATTCTATAGTTTTGGGGtcttttcccaattctgtgagaATCTGTAGATTATGTGAGCCACAGGAATGTTCCCTGCCTGTAGGCATAATCAAGTTCTAGTTAAAATTGGAGTAATTGAAAGGACAGACACAAAGAGGCTTTCTTTGAAATTGATCTTGAAAGCAGTGTCTTTAGCCCAAAGAGTTTAGTAGTGGGTTGGAATCATCtatctctattttctattttatgcttaattaggaaaaggagaaaaaagaatgccttTTCTAAGTAAGAGCCCATTGTAAGTAATTAGAAATCAAGCATGAACTTGTTACAGCTATATATTCTAAAAAGGCAaaagtacagtttaaaaaaatatgtatgtacgTTATATGACTCAGGCACAAGTAGCTTAGAAACAAATCAGATAGGTTGAATAACAGAAcactttttctgttgcttttctcataaaatatttcttataaatagaGATGCTCATTTTAGTAGGGACCTATGATTATGATTATAAATAAGCTTGTATGTTTTGAGCCCCATTTCTAAATGATCAGGAAAAATGAGTTATTGAGGTTTTAGTCACATGCTAGAAGCTGCAAGTTGAAAGTGTTGTGCAACACATGCAAACAGCCCAAAACTAGTCTTGGTAATATGGTGATGGAGAAGGGGAGAATGGTGAAAgtaatgttttaatgtttacatGCCATCTTTCAGCACAGTTTCACATGTGATGGGCTATGTGGATTTAATATCGCAACTAGatcattttgaagatgaaaattGGTTTGGAATTATTGGATTACAATGTAGGGAATGGTAGGGTAAACCAAATGATTGTGATCAAGAGCTGTTGACTAGAGCTCTATATAAGCTAAGAAAAATTAAGGCTTTAATGGTAACATGGATATAAAGGGTAGCATGAATCTAGAAAAAGATGTTCAAGATGTTGAGAATTTCCTCTGTTTCCTCATATGTTCATTAACAATCAATATTACTAATTACTGTTTCTAGGAAATTAATCTGAGGTGTTGGTTTTCAGGGCTAGATTTAGAGTTTGAAAACCAGGAGGCCAGAGGCAAAGAAATCTAGTATCTATGGGCAGGGCAAGGTCAAAGACCTGGAAAATTGAAATATAAGGCAATAAGCCAGacatggcatggtggctcacacctgtaatcccagcactttaggaggccaaggcaggcagatcacttgagcccaggagtttgagaccagcctgagtgacatagtgaaacgctgtgtctacaaaaaataaaaataaaaaattagctgggtgtgtgggggcattcctgtggtcccaactacttgggaggctgaggtgggagcatcacctgagcctagggagatgaggttgcagcgagccatgattgtgctgctgcgctccagtctggatgacagagtgagaccctgtctcaaaaaaaaaaaaaaaaaagtttggaaagccGGAGGACAAAGCAGAGATGGAGAGGGTCAACTGATTTTAGGTAGCCAAGGCAGGCAAGGGTAAACAAAAAGAGCatgaaaaaaggaagaacaattCTGGGTCACTAATGGTGCCCCATCCTGCTTTTCTTTATGTTAACAATGGAAGCAGCCCCATGCCTACAAATAACAGAAGCAGTGAGCTAGGGAGAGACAGTGCAGTGGCTGAATTATTAACACAGTTCTGTAGAGCTGGAACTGAAGGTAATATTCTCATAGAAATGACCATGATGCTCATAGGATCATAATATGGCCATTTAGTTGTTTAACACATgcatttgtataatattttatgtgttgTTTTACACAGCATTTCAAAAGGTTTGAACTACCTAACCATTATGGCACCAAGAAACCTCTGGCATATGAGAAGTAACTTTCTCTTTGGTTCAAGATGTTGGATGACCCGATTTTCAGCAGAAATCATCTTCAAATCAGTTTCATTTAGGCTTTTTGGTGTGAAGTGTCATAATGCAGACAGTGAGCCTTCGGAAAATGAGGACCTACTGAACAACTTACTTACTATGGGAGTAGATGTTGACATGGCAAGGAAACGACAGCCTGGAGTTTTTCATAGGATGATTACCAATGAGCAGGACCTGAAGACGTTCCTTCTTTCCAAAGGAGCTAGCAAAGAAGTGATTGCTAGCATCATATCAAGATACCCACGAGCAATAACACGTACTCCTGAGGATCTTTCAAAACGGTGGGATCTGTGGAGAAATATTGTGACATCAGACCTTgagattgtaaatattttggaACGTTCTCCTGAATCCTTTTTTCGGTCCAATAACAACTTAAACTTAGAGAATAATATAAAGTTCCTCTACTCAGTTGGATTGACCCGTAAATGCCTTTGTCGATTGTTGACCAATGCCCCTCGTACCTTCTCCAATAGTCTTGATCTGAATAAACAGATGGTTGATTTTTTGCAGGCAACCTGTTTGTCATTGGGTCACAATGATCCCACAGATTTTGTCAggaagctaattttaaaaaacccttttaTCTTAATTCAGAGCACCAAGCGGTTAAAAGCTAACATTGAATTCTTACAGTCAACTTTCAACTTGAACAGTGAGGAACTGCTGGTTCTGATATGTGGTCCAGGAGCTGAAATCCTAGATCTTTCCAATGACTATGCCAGAAGAAGCTACACAAATATCAAAAAGAAGCTGTTTTCTCTTGAATGTACTGAAGAAGAGGTACAGAAGTTTGTCTTAAGCTATCCAGATGTGATCTTCTTGGCAGAGAAGAAgtttaatgataaaatagactaccTCTTAGAAGAAAACGTTAGTATTTCACAAATAA encodes the following:
- the MTERF1 gene encoding transcription termination factor 1, mitochondrial isoform X1; this encodes MQFRGQLFSSLSRGTQSLSLRQTSISKGLNYLTIMAPRNLWHMRSNFLFGSRCWMTRFSAEIIFKSVSFRLFGVKCHNADSEPSENEDLLNNLLTMGVDVDMARKRQPGVFHRMITNEQDLKTFLLSKGASKEVIASIISRYPRAITRTPEDLSKRWDLWRNIVTSDLEIVNILERSPESFFRSNNNLNLENNIKFLYSVGLTRKCLCRLLTNAPRTFSNSLDLNKQMVDFLQATCLSLGHNDPTDFVRKLILKNPFILIQSTKRLKANIEFLQSTFNLNSEELLVLICGPGAEILDLSNDYARRSYTNIKKKLFSLECTEEEVQKFVLSYPDVIFLAEKKFNDKIDYLLEENVSISQIIENPRVLDSSISTLKSRIRELVNAGCNLSTLNISLLSWSKKRYEAKLKKLSRLA
- the MTERF1 gene encoding transcription termination factor 1, mitochondrial isoform X2, producing MAPRNLWHMRSNFLFGSRCWMTRFSAEIIFKSVSFRLFGVKCHNADSEPSENEDLLNNLLTMGVDVDMARKRQPGVFHRMITNEQDLKTFLLSKGASKEVIASIISRYPRAITRTPEDLSKRWDLWRNIVTSDLEIVNILERSPESFFRSNNNLNLENNIKFLYSVGLTRKCLCRLLTNAPRTFSNSLDLNKQMVDFLQATCLSLGHNDPTDFVRKLILKNPFILIQSTKRLKANIEFLQSTFNLNSEELLVLICGPGAEILDLSNDYARRSYTNIKKKLFSLECTEEEVQKFVLSYPDVIFLAEKKFNDKIDYLLEENVSISQIIENPRVLDSSISTLKSRIRELVNAGCNLSTLNISLLSWSKKRYEAKLKKLSRLA